In Astyanax mexicanus isolate ESR-SI-001 chromosome 7, AstMex3_surface, whole genome shotgun sequence, the genomic stretch TTGGATGAAGTGcagcaaataaaaataactggtgtttatttagcatttttaaaacatttgccCTACTAATTCATGTTGTCTGTGTGTATTAAAATATGGTATAATAtgatatttaaagaaatatttatcattatgaatatttttattaaattgccAAGTTGGTTTATGTTAAAATTGTAGATTTTAGGTTAATATTTTGTTAAAATCCCTGTTGCTGTTCTGCAGAACAACCAATGCTTGAAGTGTTTCAGGGCTGTTTTATTGCGTGTGCCATCAAGTGCTTGTAGTAATTGTAGTAAAAACCTGACAGATGAAGTGCTGCCAActgaaaatattttgtttttgaccGCCCACGCAGATTATTATTTTCAGTAATTACAGTTTATACtgtcatttaataaataaacgtGTTTCAAAAATCACTGCAGGCTGCATGCAGATGCTGATTCAGATCAGTTTCTATTAGTTGATCACTGATATTAATGTTAACAATTGATATTAATGTACCAAGTCTGATGTGGGTTTATACGTAATGCATTAGTTAATGCACAAACTTGCTAAATTAACACAGTTGTCTTATTCAGACCACCAAtctgtattacattacattacattacattacattacatttggcagacgcttttgtccaaagcgacttacaatagtcaagtacaatgtaaaataagtttaaaggtaaaacatctttggatagggataaaaggaggtcaaaggggaataataggatagaggagtgaaggaggggaagaaggaaatgaggttagaagtagttagtgtgttagaggtgttaagagagtaagtgctctttgaagagctctgtcttcaggagtttcttaaagatagcgagagattctcctgatctggtagtggaaggtagtttgttccaccattggggaactctgtatgagaacagtctggattgctttgtgtgagtgtttggcaaagcgaggcgacgttcattggaggagcgcagcggccgggaggtagcgtaagccttcaggagcgagtgcaggtaggaaggagcttgttctgtcatcaccttgtaggcgattgtaagagctttgaatttgatgcgagcatcaactggtagccagtggagctcaatgagcagcggggtgacatgtgcccgttttggctggttgaagaccagacgtgctgctgcgttctggatcatctggagtggttttactacacaggccgggaggccagttagcagggcattgcagtagtcgaggcgtgagatgacgaccgcttgcaccaggagttgggtggcctgttgcgtcaggaacggtcaaatttttcggatattatagagcgcaaagcggcaggaccgagcaactgaggccacatggtgcgtgaaggagagctggtcatcaaccagtaTGTTCTGTCTGGGCAAGGAACTACTGACTATATTGTCTATATTGGCAATACTGTGACCATACCGCTCACTGGggtttctgtattctgtattttctatgtttaatcttttgccagACTCTTTGTCCTGAGATCACTTCTGCAAAGCTGCCTTGTGCCAAcgccagttgtaaaaagtgctatcaTAAATGATTTACTGAGTAGAGAATTTACAGTACTTAATGGAATATAGAATTTGAGGTAGATGTTGCTGGTAGGGATAGAGGGACGCACACAGCCACAGAAAAACACGGAGACTGAGACAGCTTGCCTCAAatactggattatacttcagaacatgTGTTTGTGACTAATAACTGAGAAATAAACTTTgcacatattggctggattttctcagtcagcttgatgaggtagagtcacctggaattcaggatttcagttaacagctgtgctgaactcatcaagagttatttacttgaatttcttgcctcttaatgtgtttgagagcatcagttgtaaagttgtgaagaggtatacAGGTATAcggtgaatagctctatttaagtaatgttctaatccaggttatgagaagcaagaactactcaactaaataaatcaaataagtaCTTTGAGAAATTAACTTTCaagaagtatcctcaagtacaatCACAAACACAGTCAAAAACTGTCTCATCACAACCGCCCcaagaaagaaaaagcaagagtttcctctgtttcacaggataagttcatcagagttaacagctttagaaactgcaagttaacaatttgtttaacaattttaagttactacatgatttcagAATTGGACACAACACCTACATAGCCAGATTTTGACTTACTGACgtcatgctaaaaaaaacaatcactatCAAGCCCTACAGGTGATAACAGGAAGTAATAAAGTTGCCTCTTAATCGCAGGTAAACCAAATATAACTGGAAAAAATGAACAGTGTACAATGTAATAGAAACATGAACCTTAGTTCAGAATCTGGTTGGGACTTTCGGGTGTGGAAATAGAGTGCAGAAAAGTGAAGCCCCAGCCTCAGTATCAGGGCTTCAGCTCAGTCAGACCCAGCCAGGCTGCTCCCGAGCCTGGAACTCGTAGCGTGGTGCCGTTACCCGTGTAGAGTAGGCGGTGGGAAGACAAACACGAAGGGGGATTTTCCCAGTGTCGAGATGAATCAGCAGCCCTGCCTGACAAACAAGAGGGAGGAGGGGGAGAGATTGAGGGAGGGGAATAAGTGGAGAGACAGAGCGATAGAGCGAGAGGGGGAGACAGAGTACAAGAGAGAGAGATCGTCCTGACTCAGTCAGCCTTGAGCCGCCTGCACTTACAGAGTGAAGTCAAAGACTtgatctgtttttgtgtgtgagagagagttttgAATAGCAAgtctaataaaaaacacattcCCTGAGAGAGAGACTCTATCCACTGACCTTGAGAAGAAGCTCCTCTAAATGCTGTGGAAATCAACTTTCAGATAAATGGTCATAGATCAGCAGAAGCTGTTACataaactacaaatataaaaTCAGTGATAATAAAAGAGTGCTGCCCAAAGACTGGCTGATTATTAGCACATCTGTACTGCCTGATCTCAACAGACAGCTAGATCACTTTGTTAATCTCTCAGGGACGTTCATGTATTGCATTAGCCCAGTGTAAAGAAAAGACGAGCACAATAGCAGATATAGTCTAATAATGTTATGCAGTTGTGTTGTTGTGCAAAGTGCTATTATGATCTTGTCAGTCAATTGTAAACAGCTTAGTAAACTGTTTGTGCATTTTCAATATTCATTAAGGCGAGCATGTATCAGCGAATTAGATCTTTGGGCATTgtacaaataatacattttattttttaaataccagTAACAAATAATGCACGCATTTTCAGTTCAAATCATACATTCAGCTCATCTCGGCCTAATATCTGCGTCACACTAAATGCAacagcattgcaatatttagaatTATCTAGAATTAAATTTCTAGAATTTATGTTTTCtgttaaaataagtattttaaggtATTTCAGGTTTAGCTTGTTACTCCTTCTTTTATCTCTTTGTAACAGATCCAGTGATTTAATGACTGTGATTAATAGAACAGATGTTTTTTTGAAAATGTGTGTTTAAAAGTTTGTCCAATGCAGTGGAGTCAATTCattttttgttcttgtttgttgctgaaaaaaatatttgtgaaaataaagaaaatatgattTCGAAGTTAAAAGTTCTGTATTCTGTTAGTAGACTGTATGTTATAATTCACCCAATTGTAAATCTCATACTGCTGAGAATTTAAATATTTAGTCAGTTTTTGATGGTTTGATGATTGTACTGCTGCTTTATCAGCTCTGTCttctgtgtatgtttttttatagatGCGGCAAAGGCTCACCACGCTGCTGTAGGTGCGGCTCTAGTAGTGGATGTTCCTCCTCACGCTGGGGTGGTGGGACCCTCAGTGCTGGCCAGTGTGCCCCCTCCTTACCAGCCTGTGAACGTCAGGCATCTGGAGTCCACCTCCAGCCTCGATGACACCCAGGATTACCTGCTGCTGCTCCACTGCGAGAGCAAGAAACCGGAGGCCAGCAGGTAAGACCCAGACAGGGAAGGATTTAGGGACGGGTGGATACATGCATAGattgatgtacagtaccagtcaaaaatttggacacatattttttttaatgttcagtcttgtaggttaatactaaagcatccaaactaaactaaagtgttaaagcagaatctgttttatattttagattctacaaaGTAGCTCCGCTTACTTAGAGCCAAACTCCAgccatcttggctggattttctcagtcagctttatgaggtagagtcacctgtaatgacttccagttaacagctgtgctcaactCACTCAACtaaagttaattacttaaatttcttgcctcttaatgtgtttgagagcagtaaagttgtgaagaggtagagttacaggtatacagttaatagctctatttgagtaatgttctaatccatattatggcaagaactactaacTAAGTAGAGAATATCAATACTTCAAGAAATAAGGGTCAGTCAATcccaaaaaaatcaagaactttcaAAGTATCTTAAAATGCAAACACAATCAAGAACAtcgtgatgaaactggctctcatcaggaccgccccaagaaaggaagagccagagttcatcagttaccagcctcagaaaccgcaagttaacagcacctcagataagagcacctaaatgcttcacagattattttggtttgtttaacactttcaagTTCTTACATGATACATGATTTTGTGTTTCTTCGTAGTCTGAATGGCTTTAGTATTCATTTAAGATTtagaacaaattaaaaataaaacactgaataagaaggtatgtccaaacttttaaataGTGCTGTAtagtcacaaaaaaacaaaacatttgctGAAAATGTAGTTATTGAACTGTTAACAACTGTGAGAAATGATGTGGAACACTTTATTAAGATTAATTTGTGATtagagcataaaaatgaacttaaacctgctgtttgtTGGCTTCATGCTCCCTGGGGGCTCTTTCTTACTCTTTATGTATTGTATATATTAGTGCTCTGACACGCCATGTTCAGACTCATTCAGATGAGCGTACCACTGAGATTTATGCTTCATACTCTTTAAGACTATATAGATTCtgatgtatatctgtgtgtgctGTAGCCCTGTGGTACTCCCTCAAGGAGGGGTGGAGCAGGAATACCTGCTCTTGGAGGAGTGTGAGAGCAAGACTGCTCCTTCTGAAAGGCTGTGAGtgcagagcatgtgtgtgtgtttgaagtgaGACAAAAATAAAGCAATAGAAATCCGCACATTTCAagcatgcacaaaaaaattgacatCCCAGCATGTTTGAATTTCTGATCTCATAACACACACTGTGCAGTGTTAATGTCTTAACAAATGCAGTGCCACCAGAATGAAGAGGAAGTCCATATCTATATCTATGTGTATACAGACAATTGATTATATATGCCAAAGGCCTTGGGACAGGTACTAGAATCAGGTCCCCATTACTTTGGCCATGCCCCATGTAAGATAGTAGTTTGTCTGTATGCCAGAAcagaaaaagtgcaaatacagagCAAATAAATGCCTGCTCTTCATATTTAATATATCttcatatatacagtgagtccaagaagtatttgatcccttgctgattttctttgtttgcccactaataaagacactatccttctgcacttttaatggtagatatattctaacatggagagacagaatatcaagacaacaATCCagtatataattttaaagaatatattttaattaatttgtatttcaatgaggaaaataagtatttgatccctcttgccaaacacactcaatacttagtggcaaagccttttttttgcaagcacagcggtgagacgtttgttgtagttaaccacaagtttagcacacacaccagggggaattttggcccactcttctttgcaggttctttgaaggttggtgggctgtcgcttggcaactctgaccttcagctccctccatagattttcgatcggattgaggtctggcgactggctgggccactccatgaccttaatgtgatttttcttgagccaatcctttgttgcctttgctgtatgtttagggtcgttatcatgttggaagacccaaccactgcccattttcagatccctggcagaggggaggaggttgtccctcaggattgtgcggtacatggctccatccatcttcccagtgatgcggtgaagtagccctgtacccttggcagagaaacacccccaaaacattatgcttccacctccatgcttgacggtgggcacagtgttcttggggtcataggcagcatttttcttcctccacacatggcgggtggagttgaggccaaaaagttcaattttggtctcgtctgaccacaaaaccttctcccaataacttggttcatctttcaaatgatcattggcatacttgaggcgcgcctccacatgtgctctcttcagcaggggtacctttcgggcactgcaggatgtgaatccattgttgcgcaaagtgttgccaattgtttccttgcaaactgtggtcccagctgccttcaggtcatttgctaactcctgccgagtggttgcaggacgatttctgaccgttctcagcatcattgccaccccacgaggcgaaatcttctttggagcaccgggccgaggtctgttgattgtcatgttatactctttaaactttctgataattgcaccaattgTTGTAGTAAGgtgttgttactttcacatccaacaccttactgatctttttgtagcccattccagctttgtgaaggtcaacaattctgactctgaggtcctgtgacagctctttggttttacccatgttggagacttgaaatctgtgtgatctgtctgattctgtggacaggtgtttttcacacaagtgattagtgagaacaggtggcttcaggtcaggtaacaagttgattgggagtgtctaactggtctgtaaaagccagaactgctaatgaatactaagggatcaaatacttatttcactccatgaaatacaaatcaattaatatatattccttagatttattttctggattttctttttaatattctgtctctccatgtaagaatacatctaccattaaaagtatagaatgatcatgtctttattagtgggccaacaaagaaaatcagcaagggatcaaatacttcttggactcactgtatttgCACAGGCCAGTATGTACAGTAGGGATGCAATGGTACGGTGTCTACACTGTTCGGTTTGTATTGCGGTTCTCGAGTCACGgtttcggttcggtttcgatatattattattatctagcTCCAGTATGCAGTACGTTTTTAGCTCTTTCTATTTCAAagcaacaaggtgctcctactcacacttgcagagccaatattaaatagaaaaaaagcacagattaattaaaatcacaaaatttattataaaaaaggaacacttaatcctaccattagtcaaaaacaggccaAATTAAATGAAGTCCAGTAATATGCAAAGAAATGCTCGCTCACTGTGCTTTATTTTctgactgtcttttaccttgTTTATCAAACTCAAAGCTGAAGCCAAAATAGTCCCAAATGGTTCTTTTTGCGTTCACTGGTCCTgatcagcagcccctcccccggCCATGTGCTGCTTTACTGCGCGTGCGTTTACGCGGGGGCCTTCAGCACCATGTAAAATACAGCGGCAGAGCGTTCGTTCGCTCTGTTAGTGTGCGCACCAAATTGTCGCGGTTCATCCGGGTGTATGGAACTGAACTGGCCGAACCAAACAGttcgataaaatacagagaaccgttgcatccccaatgtacagtatgtgcagaACTGCCAATGGGTACGCATTTTGCCTAACAGGTATGCATTGTGACCTCCTAGTAAAGCTCAGGAGCAGATGAtgtaatgttagtgtttgtgGTTTGTGTTGCAGGTCCCATGGCGAGTGCTCAAAGTCTACCTCTTCCGAGCCCGACTGCAACGACAACCTCCCATCCCATCGCACGCCCACGTCCTCCTCGGCCAAGCATTCTTCAGTTAACGGCTTCTTCTCTTCTGGGCACGCCGGACTGTACGACTCCCCTTCGTCGCGGGGGGCGAGCCTATCAGCTGATGCACAGGGCCTGTACCACCTCCCCCGTAGCTACTCGCAGGACACTGTGCTTCTGCCCAAGTCTGCTTCCTCACCCTACGCCCCCGACACGGACTCGGGTGAGCTCTACGTTTTTAACACGCCCGCGAGAAAGCCTTCCATCGAAGCCCAGCTCAGGAACCTGTCAGTCAGCTACGATATCCCGCCCACGCCTGGAAGTAACTGCACCTATCAGGTGCCCCGAACGGCGGGGGTGGAGCCTGTAGCCACCGGGTCGGACGTAGTTCCTCCTCCTAGGCCACCCAAGCCTTCGCTGGGTGCAGCAGCCATACCGCCCGATCGGTCGCCTACAGACACGTACTCTGTTCCGAGGTCAGTGTCGGAGACGGACACTAACTACTGCGTGCCTTCCAGTGCGGGAGGGAACAAAGCGCTGCGGAGCAACACCATCGGCACTGTGGACTCCTCACGCCTACGGAAAGGTAATGATCTGCTGGAAACATAATGAACAATGTGAAAAATCTAAGTAAACTCACGATACTTTGATTCTTcaatactcaatatatatatttaaaacaattctCTGACACTTCATGgtatctgtgttactaaagaggagaAAATACACTTCAATGCCAATATTCTACAGCGCAGGTTAACTTTATTTATATGGTTAGCGCCACCACTTTGAGTAATAAAGCATTAGGTCAAATTGGGAGGCGAGAGTTAGGGAGTTTAAAGCACATATTTACTTGATATTTGGTGCTACTTACCAATGTATCGCaaataaacaatatgatataacgcaatattaatatattttcccACCTCTACTCTCTACACTCATAATGAAAAAGTGAAAACATTGTGAATTATTTGGACatacactatattaccaaaagtatCCGCTTGCCTGCATTGCATTTGGTGAATTGAGGCTTGGATAAAGCTGCTTGTCCATGAAAATCCATTGCATAAATTATCATATTGGGGTAATTCATAGATTAAGGGAAGGATATAATACAATACCAAGACTTTGAGTGTTTCCAGATCTCAAACAGACTAAGTTAATGAATAAAAGAATCTTGTCACACATTGAACCTTTCTCAGGTTGGACATCCAGCTAAATTGGGTATGTGGGCAAGAAGGGCTTTGGTCAGGGAGGTAAGACAAAACACAGTGGGCACTTtaagaatgcatttttttaatactttttagttTGGGTTTAGTTAAAATTCAGATTAATTGGTTTATTAAAGAGTGAAATCCCCtggttgtgtttgttttttattgatgGGTGATTAAGTATAGAATATGGTGTGCACCAAGAAAAGTTAGTTATCTCTAAatctacagtataatatatatgcAGTTATATTTATACTTATTAATAACAATGTTTTTTACTAGTATAACAATTTCATTCATGCCAGTACGTGCCAGTTCTTCTAACTCTTTAGCTGTTTTAGTATTTGATGAAGCACATGCTTAGATTTCTCTGTACCAGAATCTCAAGCTTTTAGCCCTTTAGAACTTGTGGTCTTATACCAGCTAAAAAGGGCAGGTTTTAAGCACCAAAACATGTAAGCAATGAATGTGTTCATCTAGTTTGTTACAGCATCACTGTCAAAAGGTCATTGTAATTTTAAAAGGGGgcctttacaggagaaggaaaaaatctATTAGAAATCAGTGTGAAAAGGTGATTTTCCTGTAGTTATTTTGGGACATTTCAAGAGGTCCATTTTTTGTGAAATTTGATTGGGCATTGtgtcaaaaagcaaaaaaaaaaattagatacaaGGTTTTGCCTGGCAGGGACAGTGTACATTATTGCAAATTAATAAAGCTATTGATTCAGGATTGATAACTGCATGAATGTTAAGGTGTTATATATCTCATATTAGACATAgaatacattgttttttattttattataattattattttttttttatacagattaTGGATCCTCTCAAGACTGCTACGATATACCCAGATCTTTCCCTTCAGACAGAAACTGCTCGTTTGAGTTCAACGAAAACTTCAACAACTATTTTGTAAGTTTGTTTTTATGTAAttatgaaaataataattaaaatcattgTAAACTTTAAAACGAGAGAAATTCTGTTCTACATTTTGTCAATGAATATGATTATGGTTATGATATGCTATGATTACAACCTACCAACAATTAAGAATTATTATGacaaatgcctgaaataacacaGCAGTCACAGTGCCACATTGTAACACCAATTTAGTGTCCACTTACCACTTTATAGCATTCACTTTGATGCCATTACAGCCacctaaaaacacaacaacaaccaCCTTGGATATTGTAGCAACTTACTAGTTACTAACAGATTCATAGTTTCACACCAACCTgttaggataccatagcaaccacttaacaacaccttaataACCATTTTTACCACTAGCAACATTTTTCAAACAATCCTTAACGACCACCTAGAAGAacaatagcaactacctagcaaccaccagcACTAGCATATTAATCATTAACTTAGCCACCACATAATacccacttagaaacaccatttCAACAAATTAGCCACCGTTTTAATGCTTCAGTGGATTGGGCAATAATTTATTgtcaatataatatatagatgtttttttttttttttttttttttttttttagatatttcaatattataatatttacagCATCTATCACTGAATAATGTTAAAAATCAAATCACTGAGAAATCATATCTCAGGATTTTATTCTGTTCATATCAGTATCAGAATAGTATCTTGTCAACAATAATAGAAGAACTACATTGTGATAAAAGGTTGTAGTCAATGAGTTACTTATTAATAAAAGACTAAGTTGATAAAAATACTCAGTCTTGGACTTGTTTCTTCTCTCCAACAGAAAAATAAAGGCATGCTGCCTGTAGGAAGCGCATCAACGGAGGAGATGGATGAGAACTACGTGCCCATGAGTGCCAATTCCCCATCACACCAGCGCTCAGGCAGCCTGTCCGAACCAATCCAGGAGCCCAACTACGTGCCCATGACCCCGGGCACAGTGGAGTTCCCTTCACTGGGGAAGCAGGTGCCCCCTCCTGCCCACATGGGCTTCCGCTCCAGCCCCAAAACACCCCCCCGCAGACCCATGCTTATCACTGACTGCCAACCGCCCCCCGTCGACCGCAACCTCAAACCCGACCGTAAAGGTGAGCTCtgaaggtgtgtatgtgtgtgtgagagtctgcgagtgagtgagtgagtgtgtgtgggtgtatgtgtgtgtgtgtgtgtgtgtgtgagtgtgggatcTCTGTATATGGCTGTGCTGGGTTTTTGACTGGCTTGTGGTAAAGGTGCGAGATGCATATTTGGGTatttgtttgtgtctgtgttgactgattgattgatttaactGCATCCATGCATTCTGCAGCAGTGTTACGATAATCTAGAGGCTTGGTGTAGAAGTGGTATCAACATGCTTGCTGTAATGCCATTACACTGCTATAACTAACACCAAATAATCAGAATTAATTAACCTGTGCTGGCCCATGTCCATAACATTTCCTTAAAAGATCATATCTTTTATTTTATGagttataatatactataataatatataataataataatatataagtataaaCTGAAATACTTAAGTTGCCACAAGGGTCTTGTtcctacagtttttttattttaagtctcTTTAGACTGTGATCCAGCAAACATTAGACCAGTCAGTCATTTCTACCCTGTAAGCTTTGGGAAATCTATAACAGGGTCTAGAATCTGTGTGtaattttttgttctttttatattcaattcaataaatcaaatttaaaaagtgcaccaaaagactatttaaaaaaacaaacaaatattaaatatttggttTCAGTTTGTTTAATGGAAATAAACCTGTTAATGGAAATACATCTTATATTACGTAATTCTGTAAAATGGCACATGTATATTGAACACTGTGAACCTATTTTCTCATTATTTGTGAGAAATTATTAGAATTTTTTGAGATATCTGCTACAACtgtatgtttaatatataaaatatcagaTTCATATATGGTAAAAACGttaattgttgtttattttctGATTTGCGTATAAACTAGCTCATTAATGTAGACGCATTTATAAAAGGAATTATGCACCAAATGGCATTTTTTTCTCATTGGTTTGCCCTACAGTCGGGCAGTAAGATTTGCACTTTAAGCCACCACTAAAGGGCACACTTTCTTGGACAAGCTGAAAAGCACAGATCTTGGTGttcttcaccaaagttacatagtgcagttagcagcaaaTTAAGATTAATGATTTTAATCAAAGTGTGACTAAGATTTTGTATCAGTATCCTGTAAGTTTTTCCAAATGTGTAGATGCTGCTTATCGAATTATTTTGTGATCAAGACATTTACTGATTGGTCGATTTAGTATCACTCTAATACACTTTAAGAGAATGTTAAAGGTAGCATTCAGCTCAAATCTTGACTGCCTTTCAAAAGTTTAACCCA encodes the following:
- the gab1 gene encoding GRB2-associated-binding protein 1 isoform X3, with protein sequence MSGGDVVCSGWLRKSPPEKKLRRYAWKKRWFVLRSGRLTGDPDVLEYYKNDHVKKPIRVIDLNLCEQVDAGLTFNKKDLEHSFIFDIKTIDRVFYLVADTEEEMNKWVRCICDICGFNPTDSDDAAKAHHAAVGAALVVDVPPHAGVVGPSVLASVPPPYQPVNVRHLESTSSLDDTQDYLLLLHCESKKPEASRSHGECSKSTSSEPDCNDNLPSHRTPTSSSAKHSSVNGFFSSGHAGLYDSPSSRGASLSADAQGLYHLPRSYSQDTVLLPKSASSPYAPDTDSGELYVFNTPARKPSIEAQLRNLSVSYDIPPTPGSNCTYQVPRTAGVEPVATGSDVVPPPRPPKPSLGAAAIPPDRSPTDTYSVPRSVSETDTNYCVPSSAGGNKALRSNTIGTVDSSRLRKDYGSSQDCYDIPRSFPSDRNCSFEFNENFNNYFKNKGMLPVGSASTEEMDENYVPMSANSPSHQRSGSLSEPIQEPNYVPMTPGTVEFPSLGKQVPPPAHMGFRSSPKTPPRRPMLITDCQPPPVDRNLKPDRKGQSPKIIRANRAVGLERTDSQTVGEFRGRRKAKPAPLDIKPLPECEEFTTPVRSPVTRSFARDPSRFPMPPRPPSVHSTGSSTDSEDCDENYVPMQDTKKSTDEPKLGPPMNADGGGSPMVKPKGDKQVEYLDLDLDPGKSTPPRKKKSNGAGVSVSDERVDYVVVDQQRTQALKSTREAWSDGRQSTENDTPSKGPK
- the gab1 gene encoding GRB2-associated-binding protein 1 isoform X2, with product MSGGDVVCSGWLRKSPPEKKLRRYAWKKRWFVLRSGRLTGDPDVLEYYKNDHVKKPIRVIDLNLCEQVDAGLTFNKKDLEHSFIFDIKTIDRVFYLVADTEEEMNKWVRCICDICGFNPTDSDDAAKAHHAAVGAALVVDVPPHAGVVGPSVLASVPPPYQPVNVRHLESTSSLDDTQDYLLLLHCESKKPEASSPVVLPQGGVEQEYLLLEECESKTAPSERLSHGECSKSTSSEPDCNDNLPSHRTPTSSSAKHSSVNGFFSSGHAGLYDSPSSRGASLSADAQGLYHLPRSYSQDTVLLPKSASSPYAPDTDSGELYVFNTPARKPSIEAQLRNLSVSYDIPPTPGSNCTYQVPRTAGVEPVATGSDVVPPPRPPKPSLGAAAIPPDRSPTDTYSVPRSVSETDTNYCVPSSAGGNKALRSNTIGTVDSSRLRKDYGSSQDCYDIPRSFPSDRNCSFEFNENFNNYFKNKGMLPVGSASTEEMDENYVPMSANSPSHQRSGSLSEPIQEPNYVPMTPGTVEFPSLGKQVPPPAHMGFRSSPKTPPRRPMLITDCQPPPVDRNLKPDRKGQSPKIIRANRAVGLERTDSQTVGEFRGRRKAKPAPLDIKPLPECEEFTTPVRSPVTRSFAREEESFYCTVPITPVKREVAGLELLEEKLGPPMNADGGGSPMVKPKGDKQVEYLDLDLDPGKSTPPRKKKSNGAGVSVSDERVDYVVVDQQRTQALKSTREAWSDGRQSTENDTPSKGPK
- the gab1 gene encoding GRB2-associated-binding protein 1 isoform X4 yields the protein MSGGDVVCSGWLRKSPPEKKLRRYAWKKRWFVLRSGRLTGDPDVLEYYKNDHVKKPIRVIDLNLCEQVDAGLTFNKKDLEHSFIFDIKTIDRVFYLVADTEEEMNKWVRCICDICGFNPTDSDDAAKAHHAAVGAALVVDVPPHAGVVGPSVLASVPPPYQPVNVRHLESTSSLDDTQDYLLLLHCESKKPEASSPVVLPQGGVEQEYLLLEECESKTAPSERLSHGECSKSTSSEPDCNDNLPSHRTPTSSSAKHSSVNGFFSSGHAGLYDSPSSRGASLSADAQGLYHLPRSYSQDTVLLPKSASSPYAPDTDSGELYVFNTPARKPSIEAQLRNLSVSYDIPPTPGSNCTYQVPRTAGVEPVATGSDVVPPPRPPKPSLGAAAIPPDRSPTDTYSVPRSVSETDTNYCVPSSAGGNKALRSNTIGTVDSSRLRKDYGSSQDCYDIPRSFPSDRNCSFEFNENFNNYFKNKGMLPVGSASTEEMDENYVPMSANSPSHQRSGSLSEPIQEPNYVPMTPGTVEFPSLGKQVPPPAHMGFRSSPKTPPRRPMLITDCQPPPVDRNLKPDRKAKPAPLDIKPLPECEEFTTPVRSPVTRSFARDPSRFPMPPRPPSVHSTGSSTDSEDCDENYVPMQDTKKSTDEPKLGPPMNADGGGSPMVKPKGDKQVEYLDLDLDPGKSTPPRKKKSNGAGVSVSDERVDYVVVDQQRTQALKSTREAWSDGRQSTENDTPSKGPK
- the gab1 gene encoding GRB2-associated-binding protein 1 isoform X1, whose translation is MSGGDVVCSGWLRKSPPEKKLRRYAWKKRWFVLRSGRLTGDPDVLEYYKNDHVKKPIRVIDLNLCEQVDAGLTFNKKDLEHSFIFDIKTIDRVFYLVADTEEEMNKWVRCICDICGFNPTDSDDAAKAHHAAVGAALVVDVPPHAGVVGPSVLASVPPPYQPVNVRHLESTSSLDDTQDYLLLLHCESKKPEASSPVVLPQGGVEQEYLLLEECESKTAPSERLSHGECSKSTSSEPDCNDNLPSHRTPTSSSAKHSSVNGFFSSGHAGLYDSPSSRGASLSADAQGLYHLPRSYSQDTVLLPKSASSPYAPDTDSGELYVFNTPARKPSIEAQLRNLSVSYDIPPTPGSNCTYQVPRTAGVEPVATGSDVVPPPRPPKPSLGAAAIPPDRSPTDTYSVPRSVSETDTNYCVPSSAGGNKALRSNTIGTVDSSRLRKDYGSSQDCYDIPRSFPSDRNCSFEFNENFNNYFKNKGMLPVGSASTEEMDENYVPMSANSPSHQRSGSLSEPIQEPNYVPMTPGTVEFPSLGKQVPPPAHMGFRSSPKTPPRRPMLITDCQPPPVDRNLKPDRKGQSPKIIRANRAVGLERTDSQTVGEFRGRRKAKPAPLDIKPLPECEEFTTPVRSPVTRSFARDPSRFPMPPRPPSVHSTGSSTDSEDCDENYVPMQDTKKSTDEPKLGPPMNADGGGSPMVKPKGDKQVEYLDLDLDPGKSTPPRKKKSNGAGVSVSDERVDYVVVDQQRTQALKSTREAWSDGRQSTENDTPSKGPK